GCTTAAACGATTGGTATCAATTTTAGTTTTTTGCTGTGTTGTATATATGGAACCAGTCAAATAGGCATCTACTGCTGAAGCAGCCTGTTGCGCTGCACCTATGGCATCTACCATACGCCCAGGTTTTACAGTGTCACCTGCAGTATATACGCCTTCTGCAATTTTATAATCACCAGAAGCTATTAAATAACCACGTTCAGTTACAATGTCTTTTGGTAAAAATTTAAGTTCAGGCACTTCACCAATTGCAATAATTACAGTATCACCTTTAATAAATTCGTTATCTTGAGTAACAATGCCTTCAGCGGTTACCTCTTTGGTAGAAACAGGCCATAATAGCTTCCCACCTAAATCTTCAACGTGAGCTATTTCTTTAGCATCAGCAGCTGGTCGCTGAACATCAATACAAATTACCTGTTCTGCGCCCATCTGATAGGCTCCCACTGCTGCGTCCATCCCTGAATTACCACAGCCGATTACAATTACATTTTTGCCAACCTTAGGTTTTTTCCCTTTGTTGATTGCCTTAAGAAAATCAATCCCCTTTAGAATTCGTTCATGTCCTGGCCAAGGGACCACTTTACCAATATGTCCTCCTGTAGCGACTACAACTGCATCATGAGTTTCTCTGATTTCAGTAAATTTTACTTCATCTACAACCGTATTATTTTTAAATATTACGCCCATGTCTTCAATACGCTTCAACTCTTTGGCTAACGTGGATTGCGGTAAGCGAGAACGAGGGATTACCTGTTCTAGTTTTCCGCCCATCTTTTCATCCGCTTCAAATACAGTCACGTTGTGCCCCTTCCGAATTAGCTGCCATGCCGCAGTTAAACCGGCTGCACCACCGCCAATAACTGCTACAGATTTCCCCGTTTTAGCAGTTGGTTTTGCCAATGTAACATCTTTAGAATAGGTGCCAAGTTCACCAATTTGCACTGAAATATCTAGATTCTTACGCGTACAATCGTCCATACAAACATTTGGACATACAGCGCCACAAACCGAACCAGGGAATGGGGTATATTCTAAAACTAGTTTATAAGCTTCTTCTACTTTGCCTTCACGCAGTAAATTAAAACGACGATGAGAAGGTATGGATGCAGTACAATTAAATTCACATGGCGAAGCATAAAGAGCATTTTCCCACACAGGAACACGCTGACGATATAAATCAGTAGTTACTAATCCAATTACAGCAAAATCGTCTTTCAATACGTCACTAAAAATGCCACTTGGTACCCATTCTTCTGTACGATAGGATAAGATATTTGTCTGCGCTACTTTCACGCGTTCATCATATTTTAAAGGAACTACCTTATACCATTCTGCCCAATTACTTAATTCTTCCCGAATTTCCGGTCGAGCAATCGATGTAAGAAAATCATCCATTTTATTATCCAAATAGGCAATATCAGCTTCGCCAAGAGGTGTAATTTTGACATCTTTCTTAGAAATTCCGGAAGCATTTCCCCGGAAATATAATGTTCCCCCTACCATACCAATACAGGAGCGATCACCTAATACGGACTCAAATTTTTCACTATCATAACCACAGATAACTGCAATACCACCAGACATAAACTCAAAGGAAAAACTACCGCAGTTTTTTAACACCCAAAATTCCGGCGGGGCATAAAGAGGATCATGTTTCATTAGAGACCCAGAGCGAGTACCTGCCCGGCCCCCAATATAAATATTACCGGATGCCGCACAATGAGCTGCTGTATCACCAGCATCCCCACGCACTACAATTTTACCGCCAGCATTTAGCCAGCCCACATCAGCAGAAGCCGATCCTTCTACGACTATTTCAGTACCTTCCAGACACATAGATCCAACCCGTTGTCCAGGGTTTTTAACAAAAAACTTTAAATCTTTTCCTTCTGGATGCCAAAGAGGTCCTCCAATATCATGTTGGCCGGAAGCCTCTATATGAAATTCTGTTTCCCCTGCTGCTACTGCTTCATTAATAGCTTGCAGCAGATCCTGGGTAGACATTCGCTGATTTTTGTCGAGACCATTTATTTTAAACATACTGCTTCCCTCCTAACAAACATACTGGATTGCTAATTTTTCAGCAACGGCTTGATCCGTAGTTACTAAGGCATCTGAACGCCCTACAGGTAGCGAACTATTACCAATAGGAGCCATTAACTTTCTCAGCTCACTATCAAGGGCTAGCATATAATCTACAATATTCTGCGCCCCTTTATCAATATCAAGGCGTTCTACAAGGCGAGGATCTTGCGTACAGATACCAGCTGGGCATTTTCCCGTATTACATGCATTACATCTGCCATGTTCATTTCCTACACAGCCAAGTAACTGAATTAGTATTTTTCCTAAGAAGATACCATTTGCACCTAAACAAATTACTTTAAAGGCGTCAGCTGCTGCATTTCCTGTCAAACCAATACCGCCACCTGCCCATAACGGAATCTGCCCTTGTCTTCCTTGTTTTACAGCAGACAAATAACACTCTCTTGTCTTTGAGACTACAGGGTGCCCTGTATGATCGAGCGATATTTCATTCGCTGCACCAGTACCACCTTGGATGCCATCTAAGAAAAATCCACCACAAATTCTATAAGGATCCCGTAAAAGATTATTATATACAGAAACAGAAGTCGCCGAGGCGGCGCACTTAATAGCAACTGGAACTCTAAACTTAAAGGCTGCATTCATAGATAAAAACATTTTTTGCACGGATTCTTCGATGGAATACAAGCCTTGATGATTCGGCGGTGACATAAGGTCAGCTTTAGGTACACCCCGAATAGCTTGCACATGATCTGCCACCTTGGCGGCAGGTAAGAGACCTCCATCTCCAGGTTTTGCACCTTGCCCAATTTTAATTAAAATTCCTGCTGGATCCACCTTCATTTTAGGTATTGCTTTAACAATCCGATTCCAACCAAAATGGCCGGAGGCAATTTGTAAAATCATATATTTTAGCTGTTCTGATTCGAGAAGTTTAACTGGCATTCCACCTTCACCAGAGGACATACGTACAGGCATATTATGTTTTTCATTTAAATATGCAGTTGCTAAAGCAACAGCTTCCCAGGCTCTCGTGGACAAAGCACCAATCGACATATCACTAAAAATAACAGGATAAATCCAATTGACTGGTGGCAGTTTCGCTGTCAGATTTAATGTACCATTTGATGCACTTAAGGG
The sequence above is a segment of the Pelosinus sp. IPA-1 genome. Coding sequences within it:
- a CDS encoding FAD-dependent oxidoreductase, yielding MFKINGLDKNQRMSTQDLLQAINEAVAAGETEFHIEASGQHDIGGPLWHPEGKDLKFFVKNPGQRVGSMCLEGTEIVVEGSASADVGWLNAGGKIVVRGDAGDTAAHCAASGNIYIGGRAGTRSGSLMKHDPLYAPPEFWVLKNCGSFSFEFMSGGIAVICGYDSEKFESVLGDRSCIGMVGGTLYFRGNASGISKKDVKITPLGEADIAYLDNKMDDFLTSIARPEIREELSNWAEWYKVVPLKYDERVKVAQTNILSYRTEEWVPSGIFSDVLKDDFAVIGLVTTDLYRQRVPVWENALYASPCEFNCTASIPSHRRFNLLREGKVEEAYKLVLEYTPFPGSVCGAVCPNVCMDDCTRKNLDISVQIGELGTYSKDVTLAKPTAKTGKSVAVIGGGAAGLTAAWQLIRKGHNVTVFEADEKMGGKLEQVIPRSRLPQSTLAKELKRIEDMGVIFKNNTVVDEVKFTEIRETHDAVVVATGGHIGKVVPWPGHERILKGIDFLKAINKGKKPKVGKNVIVIGCGNSGMDAAVGAYQMGAEQVICIDVQRPAADAKEIAHVEDLGGKLLWPVSTKEVTAEGIVTQDNEFIKGDTVIIAIGEVPELKFLPKDIVTERGYLIASGDYKIAEGVYTAGDTVKPGRMVDAIGAAQQAASAVDAYLTGSIYTTQQKTKIDTNRLSTAYFKKCHSCEVPKADDDHLRCISCGTCRDCHMCERSCPENAITRTHSADGNFEYKSDSHKCIGCGICAGICPCGIWSMHDNKQPIHS
- a CDS encoding glutamate synthase-related protein, coding for METVKTQDITVNDLPWKIETKPDRCTMCGSCVAACTFQAIQPVVERRSVTVSTGHRPEPTQKHSAVLTIKQRNSIEHACTGCGMCEKVCPNQAIKPVRNPDSRFNLLARKGGSPIKRGGRTSLNSGRTLDNIIIGRISQMTDPALDSERHTFDILAPFGRVLLPHELPLSASNGTLNLTAKLPPVNWIYPVIFSDMSIGALSTRAWEAVALATAYLNEKHNMPVRMSSGEGGMPVKLLESEQLKYMILQIASGHFGWNRIVKAIPKMKVDPAGILIKIGQGAKPGDGGLLPAAKVADHVQAIRGVPKADLMSPPNHQGLYSIEESVQKMFLSMNAAFKFRVPVAIKCAASATSVSVYNNLLRDPYRICGGFFLDGIQGGTGAANEISLDHTGHPVVSKTRECYLSAVKQGRQGQIPLWAGGGIGLTGNAAADAFKVICLGANGIFLGKILIQLLGCVGNEHGRCNACNTGKCPAGICTQDPRLVERLDIDKGAQNIVDYMLALDSELRKLMAPIGNSSLPVGRSDALVTTDQAVAEKLAIQYVC